A genomic segment from Nicotiana tabacum cultivar K326 chromosome 9, ASM71507v2, whole genome shotgun sequence encodes:
- the LOC107802106 gene encoding dolichyl-diphosphooligosaccharide--protein glycosyltransferase subunit 2: MGKVLGFLILAVCTLICEAAIFKPISDSHRSAALDLLTPKDGSFESLEVTYKALRSFEVLGTGKQPDIKAVTCKSVVDTLRSPSSASKDLFQALRVNRILKCELNNEAFAGIASRLKDNVNSAGSLLDYYYSVESLVLIEGQASEVDVHLGGADSVFRAIKALSQSDGRWRYSSNNPESSTFAAGIALESLAGVISLASSEIDRSLISLVKNDISKLLDGVEKYDDGAYYFDEKLVDAHGYQSPLSASSAVVRGITAFAIASDEDLNLPGDKILGLARFFLGVGIPGNAEDLFYQLDALASLENNRVSIPLILSLPTAVLSLTRKDQLKVNVNTVLGSAAPSLSVKLKQIFTSGSKDASIIDQDLKFDPENAVHFLDVLPENIDGGSYVFTFEIVLHNPEDKKIYAAGGRTKVPIYVTGFVKVDHAEVAVLDSDLGNVETQKRLDLAGENTISLSANHLQKLRLSFQLTSPLGNAFKPHQAFLKLRHESKVEHIFVVGNSGKKFEIILDFLGLVEKFFYLSGRYDIQLTVGDAVMENSFFQHLGSIELDLPEPPEKAARPPQAVDASSRFGLKAEISHIFRAPEKRPPKELSLTFLALVLLPFVGFLVGLLRLQVNLKNFPKASAPATFAILFHLGIAAVLSLYLLFWLQLNLFTALKALGILGIFLMFVGHKTLAYLASSSAKLKSA; this comes from the exons ATGGGGAAAGTTTTAGGATTTTTGATTCTAGCGGTGTGTACATTGATCTGTGAAGCTGCTATCTTCAAACCCATTTCAGATTCTCACCGATCTGCAGCTTTAGATTTGCTTACACCCAAAGATGGATCTTTTGAAAG CCTTGAAGTGACATACAAGGCCTTAAGGTCATTTGAGGTTCTTGGAACTGGAAAACAGCCTGACATCAAGGCGGTTACATGTAAATCAGTGGTGGATACTCTTAGGTCTCCATCTTCAGCATCGAAGGATTTGTTTCAAGCATTGAGAGTCAATAGGATATTGAAGTGCGAGCTTAACAATGAGGCTTTTGCT GGCATAGCCTCTAGACTTAAGGATAACGTGAACAGTGCTGGCTCACTTCTCGACTACTACTATTCAGTTGAAAGTTTAGTCCTTATCGAG GGTCAAGCTTCTGAAGTTGATGTACACCTTGGAGGTGCTGATTCAGTTTTCCGTGCCATAAAG GCTCTTAGCCAAAGTGATGGAAGATGGCGCTATAGCTCCAACAATCCCGAGTCTAGTACATTTGCTGCAG GAATTGCACTTGAGAGCCTGGCTGGTGTCATTTCATTAGCATCTTCTGAGATTGATCGTTCTCTG ATTAGCCTGGTGAAAAATGACATATCGAAGCTTCTGGACGGTGTTGAGAAATATG ATGATGGGGCTTATTACTTTGATGAAAAGCTTGTTGATGCTCATGGATATCAGAGTCCCCTATCAGCTTCATCAGCTGTGGTGCGTGGTATCACAGCATTTGCCATAGCATCTGATGAAGATTTAAAT CTTCCAGGTGACAAAATCTTAGGTTTAGCAAGGTTTTTCCTCGGTGTCGGAATTCCTGGAAATGCAGAAGACTTGTTTTATCAACTTGATGCACTGGCTTCCTTAGAAAACAATAG GGTCTCCATTCCTTTGATTTTGTCGCTCCCGACTGCTGTGCTTTCATTGACTAGGAAAGACCAGCTTAAG GTGAACGTAAACACTGTTTTGGGCTCTGCTGCACCTTCTCTGTCAGTCAAACTCAAGCAGATCTTCACCTCTGGTTCCAAAGATGCTTCTATCATTGATCAG GATCTCAAATTTGACCCTGAAAATGCTGTGCATTTCTTAGATGTATTGCCAGAGAACATTGACGGTGGCAGTTACGTTTTTACTTTTGAG ATTGTCCTTCACAATCCAGAGGATAAAAAGATCTATGCCGCTGGAGGACGAACAAAAGTACCCATATACGTGACAGGATTTGTCAAAGTTGACCATGCAGAGGTTGCTGTTCTCGACAGCGATCTTGGTAATGTGGAAACTCAAAAGAG GCTTGATTTGGCTGGGGAGAACACTATCTCTCTCTCAGCAAACCATCTTCAAAAGCTACGGTTGTCATTCCAATTAACTTCTCCTCTAGGGAATGCTTTTAAGCCGCACCAG GCTTTCCTCAAGTTGAGACATGAGAGCAAAGTGGAACACATCTTTGTGGTGGGAAATTCTGgaaaaaaatttgaaataataCTA GATTTTCTTGGACTAGTCGAGAAGTTTTTCTATCTATCAGGTAGATATGACATTCAACTTACAGTTGGGGATGCTGTCATG GAGAACTCGTTCTTCCAACATCTGGGTTCAATTGAATTAGATCTACCAGAGCCTCCAGAAAAGGCAGCTCGCCCTCCACAAGCTGTTGACGCTTCCTCAAGATTTGGGCTCAAGGCAGAAATATCACACATATTCAGAGCTCCGGAAAAAAGACCTCCTAAGGAGCTTTCACTCACCTTTCTGGCCCTTGTTCTCTTGCCATTCGTTGGATTTTTGGTGGGG CTTTTGAGGCTGCAAGTCAACCTGAAGAACTTCCCAAAAGCATCAGCACCTGCTACATTTGCCATTCTTTTCCACCTTGGCATTGCAGCTGTCTTATCACTCTATCTTCTATTCTGGTTGCAG CTGAATCTATTCACAGCACTTAAAGCACTTGGCATTTTAGGGATCTTCTTGATGTTTGTCGGGCACAAAACCCTTGCATATCTAGCATCATCATCTGCCAAGCTGAAATCAGCCTAA